One region of Thermococcus celericrescens genomic DNA includes:
- a CDS encoding ABC transporter permease subunit — protein MFWGFQLEFKQSLRTKKLWVILGVMMLLYIPGFYFQKASGEGIETVQQAVSVLIGNINGLGGFFIAILALLMGATAINSEVEKGTLRVAMSKPITRLGYIGGKFIAHTVVVLMALLLTTLVGIAGLAWLGAPMGSQLVTDSLLLNGLLLLAMIQLIALGYIISTIVKSSSTALGVALVIMFVVFMIMPAIVQFMAAKDTIISDHPDWEAYQEKSKEYKTRYLFYVPTTQIDVIVSDATKVTGDIENPQIEYVGIGGAIQKNLVNLGILFGLTLVYLALAFYRFLRMDLR, from the coding sequence ATGTTTTGGGGATTTCAGCTTGAGTTCAAGCAGAGCCTTCGAACTAAGAAGTTGTGGGTTATCCTGGGTGTCATGATGCTTCTGTACATACCGGGGTTCTACTTCCAGAAGGCCTCTGGGGAGGGAATAGAAACCGTTCAGCAGGCCGTTTCGGTTCTCATAGGCAACATCAATGGACTGGGCGGCTTTTTCATCGCCATACTCGCCCTTCTGATGGGGGCCACCGCGATAAACAGCGAGGTAGAGAAGGGAACGCTGCGCGTTGCCATGAGCAAGCCGATAACGCGGCTGGGCTACATCGGCGGCAAGTTCATTGCCCACACGGTGGTTGTGCTGATGGCGCTCCTTCTGACGACCCTCGTTGGAATAGCCGGCTTGGCGTGGCTGGGTGCTCCAATGGGAAGCCAGCTCGTCACCGATTCTCTCCTGCTTAACGGTCTGCTGCTCCTGGCAATGATACAGCTGATAGCGCTGGGCTACATAATCTCCACCATCGTGAAGTCTTCCAGCACCGCCCTCGGCGTGGCCCTGGTGATCATGTTCGTGGTCTTCATGATAATGCCCGCCATAGTTCAGTTCATGGCCGCCAAGGATACCATAATAAGCGACCACCCCGACTGGGAGGCGTATCAGGAGAAAAGCAAGGAGTACAAGACCAGATACCTCTTCTACGTTCCAACGACTCAGATAGACGTCATAGTCAGCGATGCCACAAAGGTTACGGGGGACATAGAGAACCCGCAGATAGAATACGTGGGAATAGGGGGGGCCATACAGAAGAACCTGGTTAACCTGGGCATACTCTTTGGACTCACCCTCGTCTACCTCGCCCTGGCCTTCTACCGCTTCCTCCGCATGGATCTGAGGTGA
- the truA gene encoding tRNA pseudouridine(38-40) synthase TruA, whose translation MRFALRIAYDGTAFYGFQRQPDVRTVEGELIRALSKLGIIRDAESSNFKGASRTDRGVSAIFNVVTFDVASRPDLVRAEVLNHHLRDVWVLGVAEVPDDFHPRFQARSKTYRYYLVDEGFNERDMKECAALFVGEHDFSAFSRLEPGRDPIRELLRVDVIRRQGYYIIEIEGKSFLWEMARRIVNAIRLCGLGLMESREVEGMLEGEYGKKVPPAPPEGLILWHMEYPDVEFQVDERGIKKAKRDLFERYSRALTRAALFGDVLLEL comes from the coding sequence ATGAGGTTCGCACTTAGAATAGCGTACGATGGCACCGCATTCTATGGCTTTCAGAGGCAGCCCGACGTTAGAACCGTCGAAGGAGAGCTGATACGGGCTCTATCAAAGCTCGGAATAATAAGGGACGCCGAGAGCTCAAACTTTAAGGGGGCCTCAAGGACGGACAGAGGGGTTTCCGCCATATTCAACGTCGTGACCTTTGACGTCGCCTCGAGGCCGGACCTCGTTCGCGCGGAGGTTCTCAACCACCACCTCAGGGATGTCTGGGTTCTCGGGGTTGCCGAGGTTCCGGACGACTTCCACCCCCGGTTCCAGGCGAGGTCAAAGACCTACCGCTACTACCTGGTTGACGAGGGCTTCAATGAGCGTGACATGAAGGAGTGCGCGGCGCTCTTCGTTGGCGAACATGATTTTTCGGCATTCTCCCGGCTTGAACCCGGCAGGGATCCGATCAGAGAGCTCCTCAGGGTTGATGTCATCAGGCGTCAGGGCTACTACATCATCGAAATCGAGGGCAAAAGCTTCCTGTGGGAGATGGCAAGGCGGATAGTCAACGCCATCCGCCTCTGCGGCCTCGGACTGATGGAAAGCCGCGAGGTTGAGGGGATGCTCGAGGGTGAGTACGGCAAAAAGGTCCCCCCCGCGCCCCCCGAGGGACTCATCCTCTGGCACATGGAGTACCCGGACGTGGAGTTCCAGGTGGATGAAAGGGGGATCAAAAAAGCAAAACGCGACCTGTTCGAGCGCTACTCAAGAGCGCTTACGAGGGCGGCCCTTTTTGGTGACGTTCTCCTCGAGCTTTGA
- a CDS encoding UbiD family decarboxylase, whose protein sequence is MLREIIERFDDAVVVKEPVSKELGVTRYLLKYRDRPVLFKDVDGWEVAGNIWSTRERIASYLGIEREEILHTMTKALENPEPYRMVDDAPFMANSTEDFSLTELPIPKYYPQDGGQYFTSAMVIARDENGFVNMSFHRMMVIDEKRAAIRLVPRHLYAMWKEKAEAGEELDVRIVVGNPIHVLLAGATSVAYGVSELEIASAMSQRAFGKPLEVFNLGGIPVPVETDFVFEAKILPELTDEGPFVDITGTYDYVRKQPVVVFERMHHVDEPVFHALLPGGYEHYMLMGLPKEPQIYASVKRVVPKVHGVRLTEGGAMWLHAVVSITKQHDGDGKNAILAAFAGHPSLKHVVVVDEDVDIYDDRDVEWAIATRFQADRDLVVIPHARGSSLDPSAEKSLTAKWGIDATKPLERKEEFERARL, encoded by the coding sequence ATGCTGAGGGAAATCATCGAACGGTTTGATGATGCCGTCGTTGTCAAGGAGCCGGTAAGCAAAGAGCTCGGGGTAACGCGTTATCTCCTGAAGTACCGCGACAGACCCGTCCTCTTCAAAGACGTGGACGGATGGGAAGTCGCGGGCAACATCTGGAGCACCAGGGAAAGGATTGCATCGTACCTTGGTATCGAGAGGGAGGAGATACTTCACACAATGACGAAGGCCCTGGAAAATCCCGAACCCTACAGGATGGTTGATGATGCACCCTTCATGGCGAACTCAACTGAGGACTTCTCCCTAACCGAGCTTCCGATTCCAAAGTACTACCCCCAAGACGGCGGCCAGTACTTCACCTCCGCCATGGTCATAGCCAGGGACGAAAACGGCTTCGTCAACATGTCCTTCCACAGGATGATGGTCATCGACGAGAAAAGGGCCGCCATAAGGCTCGTCCCGAGGCACCTCTACGCCATGTGGAAGGAGAAGGCCGAAGCCGGGGAAGAGCTGGACGTCAGGATAGTCGTCGGAAACCCGATTCACGTCCTCCTCGCCGGAGCCACGAGCGTTGCGTACGGCGTAAGCGAGCTTGAGATAGCCTCGGCGATGAGCCAGAGGGCCTTCGGAAAGCCCCTCGAGGTCTTCAACCTCGGAGGAATCCCCGTTCCCGTCGAGACTGACTTCGTCTTCGAGGCGAAGATACTTCCCGAACTGACGGACGAAGGGCCCTTTGTGGATATAACCGGAACCTACGACTACGTGAGGAAGCAGCCGGTGGTGGTCTTCGAGCGCATGCACCACGTCGATGAACCGGTTTTCCATGCCCTTCTCCCCGGCGGCTACGAGCACTACATGCTGATGGGTCTGCCGAAGGAGCCGCAGATTTACGCGAGCGTTAAGAGGGTCGTCCCAAAGGTTCACGGCGTAAGGCTCACCGAGGGCGGTGCGATGTGGCTCCACGCGGTGGTGAGCATAACCAAACAGCACGACGGTGACGGCAAGAACGCTATCCTGGCGGCATTCGCCGGGCACCCCAGTCTGAAGCACGTGGTAGTTGTCGATGAGGACGTGGACATATACGACGACAGGGACGTCGAGTGGGCGATAGCGACGCGCTTCCAGGCGGACAGGGACCTTGTGGTAATCCCCCACGCCCGCGGCAGTTCCCTGGACCCCTCGGCGGAGAAGAGCTTAACCGCAAAGTGGGGAATCGACGCAACGAAGCCGCTGGAGAGAAAAGAGGAATTCGAGAGGGCTAGGCTCTAG
- a CDS encoding DEAD/DEAH box helicase has product MPTVTLRIPDGSALVRIEKADPQVYFKIYELLSYKRDFGKWEKPESLYDPYEKTFPVGVLPRVKKFLNCKGYRVRVKDERQVRGAKLNSTWNENYSMRRYQGRAVKKALREKMGVLALPVGSGKTVVGLRIIHELDLSALIVVHTKELLYQWADKVREVLGVEPGIVGDNRWDEKDVTIAMIQTLLSRGADKLQNEYAILMFDECHRTSAAEKFYQLGLSLPQIYRFGLSATPWRRIRGEEIKIEAVVGPTIFEVRAEDLIKEKFLAKPRFEIITYESSMPSFSERYKELYEDMIMNNDERNRAVAGKAAELARKGHRVLIDVRRIEHGRILRKMLGEMGVKAEFLSSKSSNRWEILEAFKNGEIPVLISTLLKEGVDIPEISAIILAGGGKSDIMTIQTIGRALRPKKGMKAVIVDVQDDDPLLFTHFIERQKALKQYYGKYYDREMDSKLEENVTKKGRPRKRS; this is encoded by the coding sequence ATGCCTACGGTAACCCTCCGCATTCCCGATGGCTCCGCACTGGTTCGGATTGAGAAGGCGGATCCACAGGTGTATTTTAAAATCTACGAGCTGCTGAGCTACAAGAGGGACTTTGGCAAATGGGAAAAGCCGGAGAGCCTCTACGACCCCTACGAGAAGACTTTTCCCGTTGGGGTTCTTCCGAGGGTCAAGAAGTTCCTCAACTGCAAGGGATACCGCGTCCGCGTGAAGGACGAGCGGCAGGTTAGGGGTGCCAAGCTGAACTCCACGTGGAACGAGAACTACAGCATGCGCAGGTATCAAGGGAGGGCGGTTAAAAAGGCCCTCCGGGAGAAAATGGGGGTTCTGGCTCTTCCTGTTGGAAGCGGTAAGACCGTCGTTGGGCTGAGGATAATACACGAGCTTGACCTCTCGGCCCTTATAGTGGTCCACACCAAGGAGCTTCTCTATCAGTGGGCGGACAAGGTTCGTGAGGTCCTGGGGGTCGAACCTGGCATCGTCGGGGACAACAGGTGGGACGAGAAAGACGTCACCATAGCCATGATACAGACCCTCCTGTCCAGGGGTGCTGACAAGCTCCAGAACGAATACGCGATCCTCATGTTCGACGAGTGCCACAGAACCTCCGCCGCCGAGAAGTTCTACCAGCTCGGCCTTTCGCTGCCCCAGATATACCGCTTTGGCCTCTCCGCAACGCCCTGGAGGCGCATACGCGGTGAGGAGATTAAGATAGAGGCCGTCGTTGGGCCCACCATCTTCGAGGTTCGTGCGGAAGACCTCATAAAGGAAAAGTTCCTTGCGAAGCCGCGCTTTGAAATAATCACCTACGAGTCGAGCATGCCCTCCTTCAGCGAGCGCTACAAGGAGCTGTACGAGGATATGATAATGAACAACGACGAGAGGAACCGGGCCGTGGCCGGGAAGGCCGCCGAGCTCGCCCGAAAGGGGCACCGCGTCCTCATCGATGTCAGAAGGATAGAGCACGGCAGGATACTCAGGAAGATGCTTGGCGAGATGGGCGTGAAGGCGGAGTTCCTGAGCTCAAAGAGCTCCAACCGCTGGGAGATACTTGAGGCGTTCAAGAACGGCGAGATTCCGGTTCTTATCTCGACACTCCTCAAGGAGGGCGTGGACATACCGGAGATTTCGGCGATAATACTCGCGGGAGGCGGCAAGAGCGACATCATGACGATTCAGACAATAGGACGCGCCCTGAGGCCGAAGAAGGGAATGAAGGCCGTTATAGTTGACGTTCAGGACGACGACCCCCTGCTTTTCACCCACTTCATCGAGCGGCAGAAGGCGCTCAAGCAGTACTACGGTAAATACTACGACAGGGAGATGGACTCAAAGCTCGAGGAGAACGTCACCAAAAAGGGCCGCCCTCGTAAGCGCTCTTGA
- the pheT gene encoding phenylalanine--tRNA ligase subunit beta translates to MPKFDVSKADLERLVGKEFSVEEWEDLFLYAKCELDDVWEEDGRIYFKADSKDTNRPDLWSAEGIARQIRWALGFQKGLPEYGVEDSGVTVYVDEKLKDIRPYGLYAIVEGLSLDEEALRQMINLQEKVALTFGRRRREVAIGVFDFDKIKPPIYYRAAEKTERFVPLGFEEEMTLEEILEKHEKGREHGHLIRDKPYYPLLVDSEGKVLSMPPIINSEITGRVTPETRNVFIDVTGWDLNKVMLALNVVVTALAERGGKIRSVKVVYPDFEIRTPDLTPKEFEVGLDYIKRLTGLELSDGEIKDLLERMMYSVELVDGRARLRYPAFRDDIMHARDVLEDVLIAYGYNEIEPEEPELAVQGRGDKFIEFEDAIRELMVGYGLQEVMTFNLTNRESQYGKMLLEPGGDLFSHPPAELVEIENPISPKWSALRVWLIPSLLDFLSQNTHEEYPQRIFEVGKATLIDESRETKTVSESKVAVALAHPRVTFTEAKEILESVMHHLGFTYELESIDHPSFIPGRAGKIVVEGKPIGIIGEIHPAVLENWGIEMPVAAFEMFLRPLYRAPYL, encoded by the coding sequence ATGCCGAAGTTCGATGTTTCCAAGGCTGACCTTGAGAGGCTGGTCGGAAAGGAATTCAGCGTTGAGGAGTGGGAAGACCTCTTCCTCTACGCGAAATGCGAGCTGGACGACGTCTGGGAGGAGGACGGTAGGATATACTTCAAGGCGGACTCAAAGGACACCAACAGGCCCGACCTCTGGAGCGCCGAAGGAATAGCGAGGCAGATCCGCTGGGCGCTCGGCTTCCAGAAGGGGCTTCCCGAGTACGGGGTCGAAGACAGCGGCGTAACGGTTTACGTTGATGAGAAGCTGAAGGATATCCGCCCCTACGGCCTCTACGCCATCGTTGAGGGCCTCAGCCTCGACGAGGAGGCACTCAGGCAGATGATAAACCTCCAGGAAAAGGTCGCCCTAACGTTCGGAAGGAGGAGGCGGGAAGTCGCGATAGGCGTCTTCGACTTCGACAAGATAAAGCCGCCAATCTACTACCGCGCCGCTGAGAAGACGGAGCGGTTCGTGCCCCTCGGCTTCGAGGAGGAGATGACGCTCGAGGAGATACTTGAGAAGCACGAAAAGGGCAGGGAACACGGCCACCTGATCAGGGACAAACCCTATTACCCACTCCTCGTTGACAGCGAGGGCAAAGTCCTCTCGATGCCTCCGATTATAAACTCCGAGATAACCGGCAGGGTGACCCCAGAGACGAGAAACGTCTTCATCGACGTGACCGGCTGGGACCTGAACAAAGTCATGCTCGCCCTCAACGTCGTCGTAACGGCTTTAGCCGAACGCGGCGGGAAGATACGGAGCGTTAAGGTCGTCTATCCGGACTTCGAAATTAGGACCCCCGACCTCACCCCGAAGGAGTTCGAGGTCGGGCTCGACTACATCAAGAGGCTCACCGGTCTCGAGCTGAGTGACGGGGAGATCAAAGACCTCCTTGAGAGGATGATGTACAGCGTCGAACTCGTCGATGGCAGAGCAAGACTCCGCTATCCGGCCTTCCGCGACGACATAATGCACGCCCGCGACGTCCTGGAGGACGTGCTCATAGCCTACGGGTACAACGAAATAGAACCGGAGGAGCCGGAGTTGGCCGTTCAGGGAAGGGGCGACAAGTTCATCGAGTTCGAGGACGCCATCAGGGAGCTCATGGTCGGCTACGGCCTCCAGGAGGTCATGACCTTCAATCTGACGAACAGGGAATCCCAGTACGGGAAGATGCTGCTCGAACCCGGTGGGGACCTCTTCAGCCACCCGCCCGCAGAGCTCGTTGAGATAGAGAACCCCATAAGCCCCAAGTGGTCCGCCCTGAGGGTCTGGCTCATCCCGAGCCTCCTCGATTTCCTGAGCCAGAACACCCACGAGGAGTACCCGCAGAGAATCTTCGAGGTCGGGAAGGCCACCCTCATAGACGAGAGCAGGGAGACCAAAACGGTCAGTGAGAGCAAGGTCGCCGTTGCCCTCGCCCACCCGCGCGTTACCTTCACCGAGGCCAAGGAGATACTTGAGAGCGTGATGCACCACCTCGGCTTCACATACGAACTCGAGAGCATTGATCACCCGAGCTTCATCCCGGGAAGGGCAGGAAAAATAGTCGTCGAAGGAAAACCGATCGGCATCATCGGGGAAATCCACCCTGCAGTCCTGGAAAACTGGGGAATAGAAATGCCCGTGGCGGCGTTTGAAATGTTCCTGAGGCCGCTCTATCGGGCGCCGTACCTCTAA
- a CDS encoding N-glycosylase/DNA lyase — MTLDKFIKVKYRADEEKVGVLREILSELGIDCARTIEERVDLQFDALKNLHENLKNNELFIKLVMANSLVSYQLTAKGERWWWEFSKHFSENPPGRSISEAYSRFLPNSRTNRRLVTGKVKRLERIEPFFDSLSLGDLRDYYFNGMERLRDELAKALGSKKSAKTIVFAVKMFGYAGRIAFGEFVPYPMAIEIPDDVRINAYTKRFTNEPPVSFWGRIAEETGIPPLHIDSILWPVLGGNDEVLRRLREHCTKWEDVLRLTAL, encoded by the coding sequence TTGACGCTCGACAAGTTCATCAAGGTAAAGTACCGTGCGGATGAGGAAAAGGTGGGAGTTCTCCGGGAGATTCTAAGCGAGCTCGGCATCGACTGCGCCAGAACCATCGAGGAGAGGGTGGACCTTCAGTTCGACGCCCTCAAAAACCTCCACGAAAATCTGAAAAATAATGAACTCTTCATCAAGCTGGTCATGGCGAACTCCCTCGTGAGCTACCAGCTGACGGCGAAGGGCGAGCGGTGGTGGTGGGAGTTCTCTAAGCACTTTTCGGAAAATCCGCCGGGAAGGAGCATATCGGAAGCATACTCCCGATTTCTGCCGAACTCCAGGACCAACCGGCGACTTGTTACGGGGAAGGTCAAAAGACTGGAGAGGATCGAGCCGTTTTTCGATTCCCTGTCGCTGGGTGACCTGAGGGACTACTACTTCAATGGCATGGAACGCCTGCGCGACGAGCTTGCGAAGGCCCTTGGCTCAAAGAAAAGCGCCAAGACGATAGTCTTCGCGGTTAAGATGTTCGGCTACGCTGGTAGGATAGCCTTTGGCGAGTTCGTGCCGTATCCAATGGCCATCGAGATACCCGACGACGTGAGGATAAACGCCTACACGAAGAGATTCACGAACGAGCCGCCGGTGAGCTTCTGGGGTAGAATTGCGGAGGAAACGGGAATTCCGCCGCTCCACATAGATTCGATACTCTGGCCCGTTCTGGGAGGAAATGACGAAGTTCTCAGGCGGCTGAGGGAGCACTGCACGAAGTGGGAGGACGTCTTGCGGCTGACTGCCCTTTGA
- a CDS encoding beta-ribofuranosylaminobenzene 5'-phosphate synthase family protein, whose protein sequence is MLIRTPRRLHLGLIDPSATFGRRFGSLGVALGGGYEVRIVEGEAMEVIADGEDRKTIEFAIKRMNSAYETGVNYVVEVRQAIPRHVGLGSTTQLSLAVATGIARLNNLNVSVEELARVLGRGRNGGAGIYSFAYGGFIIDGGVRNGIPPLIFREDFPPEWGFLLVIPELKPGLDEEEEKPVMAGVVGRADVAMEISHRILLGLLPALKEGDVKTFGEHLSAIQRLVGKHFEPYQGGEFREDVKLILDFLAEKTYGHGQSSWGPTVYGLIMRDEFPRLSAEAHDYLREHGIRAKVELGVPNNTGAEVIEESAFLERLIKSVGG, encoded by the coding sequence ATGCTAATCCGTACTCCAAGGAGGCTTCATCTGGGTCTCATCGATCCATCGGCTACCTTTGGAAGGCGCTTTGGGAGCCTCGGCGTTGCCCTTGGGGGTGGCTACGAGGTCAGAATCGTCGAGGGCGAGGCCATGGAAGTGATTGCAGATGGAGAAGACAGGAAAACCATCGAGTTCGCCATAAAGAGGATGAACTCCGCCTACGAAACGGGGGTTAACTACGTCGTTGAGGTTAGACAGGCCATCCCCCGGCACGTTGGCCTCGGTTCCACCACTCAACTCAGTCTGGCCGTTGCGACAGGGATAGCCCGGCTTAACAACCTGAACGTCTCGGTTGAGGAGCTGGCGAGGGTTCTCGGAAGGGGGAGGAACGGCGGCGCCGGCATCTACTCCTTCGCCTACGGCGGGTTCATCATAGACGGCGGCGTTAGGAACGGCATCCCCCCTCTGATATTCCGCGAGGACTTTCCACCCGAGTGGGGCTTCCTCCTAGTGATTCCGGAACTCAAGCCCGGCCTCGACGAGGAGGAAGAAAAGCCCGTGATGGCGGGAGTCGTTGGAAGGGCAGACGTCGCCATGGAGATAAGCCACAGAATACTGCTCGGCCTCCTACCCGCTCTGAAGGAGGGTGACGTGAAGACCTTCGGTGAACACCTCTCCGCGATACAGAGGCTCGTTGGAAAGCACTTCGAGCCGTATCAGGGAGGGGAGTTCAGGGAGGACGTTAAGCTGATACTCGACTTTCTCGCCGAAAAAACCTACGGCCATGGCCAAAGCTCATGGGGCCCGACTGTTTATGGGCTGATAATGAGGGACGAGTTCCCAAGGCTCAGCGCCGAGGCCCACGACTACCTGAGGGAGCACGGGATAAGGGCGAAGGTCGAGCTCGGCGTCCCGAACAACACCGGGGCGGAGGTAATCGAGGAGAGCGCGTTCCTTGAGAGGCTGATAAAATCCGTGGGTGGTTAG
- a CDS encoding RNA-guided endonuclease InsQ/TnpB family protein: MKRSVTVKLQPSKEQEKTLFQLAHASAVIWNKLNYQRLKQFKEFGRIDFSGTEKEAYHEFKNWIGGSTVQQLARKNAESWRSFFTLNKKRKNGGLPEWFGPKPPGFVREENGRKIFIIPLRNDQYKIDGNVIELRRLGKFGRLRIQFKGRIHLKGKQGRLEIIYDDVKRKWYAHVSFTVEEKIIGDEWVEIPRKPLGDLSAGIDLGVNNLMAVYVENGESFLVNGRPLKSIAFYWRRRIAEYQSKLNRSGAKKSRKLKRMHEKAKLQAKHYINTVVRQTVERLYHLGVSRILVGYPKGIARNSEKGGRQNFLLSHVWRFNTVIKRLKEVAEEYGILVVVVDEAFTSQLCPLCGQRHENARFVRGLFKCRREDVVMNADLVGAFNILRKVVETITPSLSALSGGGGNWGKTLPEGFSEPSSKRVVRITPQTSPPLARG; this comes from the coding sequence ATGAAGCGCTCGGTAACGGTCAAACTCCAGCCCTCAAAAGAGCAGGAAAAAACCCTCTTCCAGTTAGCTCACGCTTCGGCAGTAATCTGGAACAAGCTGAACTACCAGCGTTTAAAACAATTCAAAGAATTCGGCAGGATTGATTTTAGCGGGACGGAAAAGGAAGCTTACCACGAGTTCAAAAACTGGATTGGCGGCTCGACAGTCCAGCAATTGGCCAGAAAGAACGCGGAAAGCTGGAGGAGTTTCTTTACGCTCAACAAGAAGAGAAAGAATGGGGGACTGCCGGAATGGTTCGGGCCGAAACCGCCCGGCTTTGTTAGGGAAGAAAACGGCAGGAAAATCTTCATTATCCCTCTCCGAAATGACCAATATAAGATTGACGGGAACGTTATTGAACTGCGAAGACTTGGAAAGTTCGGAAGGCTGAGGATTCAATTCAAGGGGAGAATACACCTCAAAGGCAAGCAAGGAAGGTTAGAGATAATCTATGATGATGTTAAACGCAAGTGGTATGCCCACGTTAGCTTTACCGTCGAGGAGAAGATAATTGGGGACGAGTGGGTAGAAATCCCAAGAAAACCCTTGGGCGACCTTTCAGCGGGAATTGACTTGGGAGTGAACAATTTAATGGCGGTCTACGTTGAGAACGGTGAAAGCTTCCTCGTGAACGGCAGGCCCTTAAAGTCAATAGCCTTCTACTGGCGGAGGAGGATAGCCGAGTATCAGTCCAAACTCAACAGGAGTGGTGCAAAGAAGAGTAGAAAACTCAAAAGAATGCACGAGAAGGCTAAACTTCAGGCAAAGCATTACATTAACACTGTTGTGAGACAGACCGTCGAGAGGCTTTATCACCTCGGGGTTTCGAGAATCCTCGTTGGTTACCCCAAAGGAATTGCCAGAAACTCTGAGAAAGGCGGGAGACAGAATTTTCTCCTCTCCCACGTGTGGAGGTTTAATACTGTCATTAAACGCTTGAAGGAAGTGGCTGAGGAGTATGGTATTCTGGTTGTGGTTGTTGATGAGGCTTTCACTTCCCAGCTTTGCCCTCTCTGCGGCCAGCGTCATGAGAACGCTCGTTTTGTTAGGGGTTTATTTAAGTGCCGTAGAGAGGACGTTGTCATGAATGCGGATTTAGTTGGTGCTTTCAACATTTTGAGGAAGGTGGTGGAAACCATAACCCCGAGCCTCTCGGCTTTGTCGGGCGGTGGGGGTAATTGGGGGAAGACCCTCCCGGAGGGGTTCTCCGAACCCTCTTCAAAGAGGGTGGTGAGGATTACCCCTCAAACCTCCCCGCCCTTAGCGAGGGGTTAA
- the pheS gene encoding phenylalanine--tRNA ligase subunit alpha: MELSYQEKLTLIKLSEVGRTKFEELVKRTGLDQVAVMRAVLGLQSKGLAKLYEKSERVVKLTETGRKYAEIGLPEWRALAVLKEKKKATLDDLGNVLSEDELKPIVGLLRKEGWASVRKEDGKLVLEITEKGLNAEERPIDAALKLLTEKKTVPLDEIEGLIPVKELKRRKIAEEDSVTERFVEIAPEGAELVKGGIELKEEVSNLTPELIKSGKWREVEFKRFNISAPVRRIYPGKKQPYRAFLDKIRKRLIEMGFIEMVSDSLIETQFWNFDALFQPQNHPARDWTDTYQLKYPKSGHLPMEELVASVKAAHEHGGDTGSRGWGYVWSPERAMLLMPRAHGTALSGRQLARGVEIPGKYFTIQRVFRPDVLDRTHLIEFNQVDGFVVGEDLNFRNLLGILKRFAVEIAGAKKVKFLPDYYPFTEPSVQMSAYHPELGWVEFGGAGIFREEMTKALGVDVPVIAWGIGIDRLAMFKLGIDDIRYLFSYDLRWLREARLVW, from the coding sequence ATGGAGCTAAGCTACCAGGAGAAACTCACGCTCATAAAGCTCAGCGAAGTTGGCAGGACTAAATTCGAAGAGCTCGTCAAAAGGACCGGTCTGGATCAGGTTGCGGTTATGCGAGCGGTTCTCGGCCTTCAGAGCAAGGGGCTGGCGAAGCTCTACGAGAAAAGTGAGAGGGTTGTCAAGCTCACCGAGACTGGAAGAAAGTACGCAGAGATAGGTCTCCCCGAGTGGAGGGCGCTGGCGGTTCTGAAGGAAAAGAAAAAGGCGACCCTGGATGACCTGGGAAACGTTCTCAGCGAGGATGAGCTGAAACCAATAGTCGGCCTCCTGAGGAAGGAGGGCTGGGCGAGCGTTAGGAAGGAGGACGGGAAGTTAGTCCTTGAAATCACCGAGAAGGGACTCAACGCGGAAGAGAGGCCCATCGATGCCGCCCTCAAGCTCCTCACGGAGAAGAAGACCGTACCTCTGGACGAGATTGAGGGACTCATTCCCGTTAAAGAGCTCAAGAGAAGGAAGATTGCGGAGGAAGATTCCGTTACCGAGAGGTTCGTTGAGATAGCCCCCGAGGGAGCGGAGCTCGTGAAGGGAGGCATCGAGCTGAAGGAAGAGGTCTCCAACCTGACCCCCGAGCTGATAAAGTCCGGAAAATGGCGCGAGGTCGAGTTCAAGCGCTTCAACATCTCGGCTCCGGTTCGGAGGATTTACCCGGGCAAGAAGCAGCCGTACAGGGCCTTCCTCGACAAGATACGGAAGAGACTTATCGAGATGGGATTCATCGAGATGGTCTCCGACAGTCTCATCGAGACCCAGTTCTGGAACTTTGACGCGCTCTTCCAGCCCCAGAACCACCCCGCCAGGGACTGGACCGATACCTACCAGCTCAAATACCCGAAGAGCGGCCACCTGCCCATGGAGGAACTCGTCGCCAGCGTCAAGGCCGCCCACGAGCACGGCGGCGATACTGGTTCCCGCGGCTGGGGCTACGTCTGGTCTCCGGAGAGGGCCATGCTCCTCATGCCGAGGGCACACGGTACCGCCCTGAGCGGCAGACAGCTCGCCAGGGGCGTTGAGATACCCGGAAAATACTTCACGATTCAGCGCGTCTTCCGTCCGGACGTCCTCGACAGGACCCACCTCATAGAGTTCAACCAGGTCGATGGCTTCGTCGTCGGCGAGGATTTGAACTTCAGGAACCTCCTCGGGATACTCAAGCGCTTCGCGGTGGAGATAGCCGGGGCAAAGAAGGTCAAGTTCCTGCCGGACTACTACCCGTTCACCGAGCCGAGCGTCCAGATGAGCGCCTACCACCCCGAGCTCGGCTGGGTTGAGTTCGGCGGTGCCGGAATCTTCCGCGAGGAGATGACGAAGGCTCTCGGAGTTGATGTCCCAGTCATAGCCTGGGGAATAGGAATCGACAGACTTGCTATGTTCAAACTCGGAATAGACGACATCCGCTACCTCTTCAGCTACGACCTGCGCTGGCTGAGGGAGGCGAGGCTGGTCTGGTGA